A window of the Bdellovibrio sp. ZAP7 genome harbors these coding sequences:
- a CDS encoding cytochrome c3 family protein — MGPDTVNKSGSFLIWDLVLGDPSFMQRNFMIFSLLSVLFFVGSITSAESVPKFVKKEENIREEMVTISRELGVTCTECHNVQNFTDNSKKSFKVGKEHMKLTQMLKENGFDGKKGPTATCYMCHRGKLMPEYKEPQSAQAH; from the coding sequence TTGGGTCCAGATACAGTCAACAAATCAGGGTCTTTCTTGATCTGGGACCTGGTCCTGGGTGATCCTAGTTTTATGCAGCGCAATTTCATGATTTTCAGTCTTCTTTCAGTTCTGTTTTTCGTGGGTTCAATCACCTCGGCAGAGTCCGTACCTAAATTCGTTAAAAAAGAAGAAAATATTCGTGAAGAGATGGTCACGATCTCCCGTGAACTTGGCGTCACCTGCACTGAATGTCATAACGTTCAAAACTTCACTGACAACAGCAAAAAAAGCTTCAAGGTCGGCAAAGAACACATGAAGCTGACTCAAATGCTAAAGGAAAACGGTTTCGACGGTAAAAAAGGCCCGACAGCCACATGCTATATGTGCCATCGCGGAAAACTAATGCCGGAATATAAAGAACCCCAATCCGCTCAAGCACACTAG